In Castanea sativa cultivar Marrone di Chiusa Pesio chromosome 6, ASM4071231v1, a single window of DNA contains:
- the LOC142639247 gene encoding reticulon-like protein B8 isoform X1 has translation MRSCTQNPCSHQRGKTIYEGTMPEKSTAENLLDNIVETLADSVSKHKSVSFLGEEKSNQVTNQLNRLFGRQKPVHNLLGGGKSADVLLWRNKKISASVLIGATAIWVLFEWLNYHFLTLLFFALVLGMLAQFIWTNASGLLNSGRSQSKVPRLVLPKDIFVEIAVKIGAEINEALGFLQDVACGGNIKQFLLVVASLWAAAVVGSWCNFLTVFYVGFVAAHTLPVLYERYEDEVDSCVYAVLEQFQHNYQKLDTGFLSKIPKGKLKGKKLE, from the exons GAACAATGCCTGAGAAATCAACAGCTGAGAATCTTTTGGACAACATTGTGGAAACACTTGCTGATAGTGTTTCAAAGCATAAATCTGTGTCTTTTTTGGGGGAAGAGAAATCAAACCAAGTCACTAATCAGTTGAATAGGCTGTTTGGACGCCAGAAACCTGTCCACAATCTTTTGGGGGGAGGAAAAT CGGCTGATGTGTTGTTATGGAGGAACAAGAAGATCTCAGCTAGTGTTTTAATTGGTGCAACAGCTATCTGGGTGCTATTTGAATGGCTCAATTACCATTTTCTAACTCTTCTATTCTTTGCTCTGGTTCTTGGTATGCTTGCTCAGTTTATTTGGACAAATGCTTCAGGCTTATTAAACAG TGGCAGGTCACAGTCTAAAGTCCCCCGTCTTGTTCTGCCTAAAGACATATTTGTTGAAATTGCCGTTAAAATAGGCGCGGAGATTAATGAAGCTCTGGGTTTTCTTCAGGATGTTGCATGTGGAGGAAACATTAAGCAATTTCTTTTG GTTGTAGCAAGCTTGTGGGCTGCTGCTGTGGTAGGGAGCTGGTGCAATTTTTTGACTGTGTTTTATGTTG GTTTTGTTGCTGCCCACACATTGCCAGTCTTATATGAGAGGTACGAAGATGAAGTTGACAGCTGTGTATATGCAGTCCTGGAACAGTTTCAGCATAACTATCAGAAGCTGGATACTGGTTTCCTGAGCAAGATTCCTAAGGGAAAGCTCAAGGGGAAGAAATTAGAGTAG
- the LOC142639247 gene encoding reticulon-like protein B8 isoform X4, giving the protein MPEKSTAENLLDNIVETLADSVSKHKSVSFLGEEKSNQVTNQLNRLFGRQKPVHNLLGGGKSADVLLWRNKKISASVLIGATAIWVLFEWLNYHFLTLLFFALVLGMLAQFIWTNASGLLNRSQSKVPRLVLPKDIFVEIAVKIGAEINEALGFLQDVACGGNIKQFLLVVASLWAAAVVGSWCNFLTVFYVGFVAAHTLPVLYERYEDEVDSCVYAVLEQFQHNYQKLDTGFLSKIPKGKLKGKKLE; this is encoded by the exons ATGCCTGAGAAATCAACAGCTGAGAATCTTTTGGACAACATTGTGGAAACACTTGCTGATAGTGTTTCAAAGCATAAATCTGTGTCTTTTTTGGGGGAAGAGAAATCAAACCAAGTCACTAATCAGTTGAATAGGCTGTTTGGACGCCAGAAACCTGTCCACAATCTTTTGGGGGGAGGAAAAT CGGCTGATGTGTTGTTATGGAGGAACAAGAAGATCTCAGCTAGTGTTTTAATTGGTGCAACAGCTATCTGGGTGCTATTTGAATGGCTCAATTACCATTTTCTAACTCTTCTATTCTTTGCTCTGGTTCTTGGTATGCTTGCTCAGTTTATTTGGACAAATGCTTCAGGCTTATTAAACAG GTCACAGTCTAAAGTCCCCCGTCTTGTTCTGCCTAAAGACATATTTGTTGAAATTGCCGTTAAAATAGGCGCGGAGATTAATGAAGCTCTGGGTTTTCTTCAGGATGTTGCATGTGGAGGAAACATTAAGCAATTTCTTTTG GTTGTAGCAAGCTTGTGGGCTGCTGCTGTGGTAGGGAGCTGGTGCAATTTTTTGACTGTGTTTTATGTTG GTTTTGTTGCTGCCCACACATTGCCAGTCTTATATGAGAGGTACGAAGATGAAGTTGACAGCTGTGTATATGCAGTCCTGGAACAGTTTCAGCATAACTATCAGAAGCTGGATACTGGTTTCCTGAGCAAGATTCCTAAGGGAAAGCTCAAGGGGAAGAAATTAGAGTAG
- the LOC142639247 gene encoding reticulon-like protein B8 isoform X3, whose protein sequence is MPEKSTAENLLDNIVETLADSVSKHKSVSFLGEEKSNQVTNQLNRLFGRQKPVHNLLGGGKSADVLLWRNKKISASVLIGATAIWVLFEWLNYHFLTLLFFALVLGMLAQFIWTNASGLLNSGRSQSKVPRLVLPKDIFVEIAVKIGAEINEALGFLQDVACGGNIKQFLLVVASLWAAAVVGSWCNFLTVFYVGFVAAHTLPVLYERYEDEVDSCVYAVLEQFQHNYQKLDTGFLSKIPKGKLKGKKLE, encoded by the exons ATGCCTGAGAAATCAACAGCTGAGAATCTTTTGGACAACATTGTGGAAACACTTGCTGATAGTGTTTCAAAGCATAAATCTGTGTCTTTTTTGGGGGAAGAGAAATCAAACCAAGTCACTAATCAGTTGAATAGGCTGTTTGGACGCCAGAAACCTGTCCACAATCTTTTGGGGGGAGGAAAAT CGGCTGATGTGTTGTTATGGAGGAACAAGAAGATCTCAGCTAGTGTTTTAATTGGTGCAACAGCTATCTGGGTGCTATTTGAATGGCTCAATTACCATTTTCTAACTCTTCTATTCTTTGCTCTGGTTCTTGGTATGCTTGCTCAGTTTATTTGGACAAATGCTTCAGGCTTATTAAACAG TGGCAGGTCACAGTCTAAAGTCCCCCGTCTTGTTCTGCCTAAAGACATATTTGTTGAAATTGCCGTTAAAATAGGCGCGGAGATTAATGAAGCTCTGGGTTTTCTTCAGGATGTTGCATGTGGAGGAAACATTAAGCAATTTCTTTTG GTTGTAGCAAGCTTGTGGGCTGCTGCTGTGGTAGGGAGCTGGTGCAATTTTTTGACTGTGTTTTATGTTG GTTTTGTTGCTGCCCACACATTGCCAGTCTTATATGAGAGGTACGAAGATGAAGTTGACAGCTGTGTATATGCAGTCCTGGAACAGTTTCAGCATAACTATCAGAAGCTGGATACTGGTTTCCTGAGCAAGATTCCTAAGGGAAAGCTCAAGGGGAAGAAATTAGAGTAG
- the LOC142639247 gene encoding reticulon-like protein B8 isoform X2: protein MRSCTQNPCSHQRGKTIYEGTMPEKSTAENLLDNIVETLADSVSKHKSVSFLGEEKSNQVTNQLNRLFGRQKPVHNLLGGGKSADVLLWRNKKISASVLIGATAIWVLFEWLNYHFLTLLFFALVLGMLAQFIWTNASGLLNRSQSKVPRLVLPKDIFVEIAVKIGAEINEALGFLQDVACGGNIKQFLLVVASLWAAAVVGSWCNFLTVFYVGFVAAHTLPVLYERYEDEVDSCVYAVLEQFQHNYQKLDTGFLSKIPKGKLKGKKLE, encoded by the exons GAACAATGCCTGAGAAATCAACAGCTGAGAATCTTTTGGACAACATTGTGGAAACACTTGCTGATAGTGTTTCAAAGCATAAATCTGTGTCTTTTTTGGGGGAAGAGAAATCAAACCAAGTCACTAATCAGTTGAATAGGCTGTTTGGACGCCAGAAACCTGTCCACAATCTTTTGGGGGGAGGAAAAT CGGCTGATGTGTTGTTATGGAGGAACAAGAAGATCTCAGCTAGTGTTTTAATTGGTGCAACAGCTATCTGGGTGCTATTTGAATGGCTCAATTACCATTTTCTAACTCTTCTATTCTTTGCTCTGGTTCTTGGTATGCTTGCTCAGTTTATTTGGACAAATGCTTCAGGCTTATTAAACAG GTCACAGTCTAAAGTCCCCCGTCTTGTTCTGCCTAAAGACATATTTGTTGAAATTGCCGTTAAAATAGGCGCGGAGATTAATGAAGCTCTGGGTTTTCTTCAGGATGTTGCATGTGGAGGAAACATTAAGCAATTTCTTTTG GTTGTAGCAAGCTTGTGGGCTGCTGCTGTGGTAGGGAGCTGGTGCAATTTTTTGACTGTGTTTTATGTTG GTTTTGTTGCTGCCCACACATTGCCAGTCTTATATGAGAGGTACGAAGATGAAGTTGACAGCTGTGTATATGCAGTCCTGGAACAGTTTCAGCATAACTATCAGAAGCTGGATACTGGTTTCCTGAGCAAGATTCCTAAGGGAAAGCTCAAGGGGAAGAAATTAGAGTAG
- the LOC142637995 gene encoding small ribosomal subunit protein mS33: MATGSLKNILATAVTRGVTEARARIFGHILNPTGQRSPHKLLRKKLIGEKVAEWYPHDIMKDDPLIMARREQERLSKLEMLKRRGKGPPKKGQGKQAAKRKKN, encoded by the exons ATGGCTACTGGCAGCCTAAAGAATATTCTGGCTACGGCAGTCACTAGAGGAGTGACCGAAGCAAGGGCAAGGATATTTGGGCACATACTTAACCCAACAGGCCAGAGATCGCCCCACAAGCTGTTACGCAAGAAGCTCATTGGTGAAAAGGTTGCTGAATGGTATCCTCATGACATCATGAAAGATGATCCTCTAATCATGGCTCGTCGAGAACAAga GCGCTTATCCAAGCTTGAAATGTTGAAGCGTCGTGGAAAGGGACCACCCAAGAAGGGCCAAGGAAAGCAAGCTGCCAAACGTAAAAAGAATTGA